The nucleotide window ACCGCCGGCCGGCAGCCCTACCGGGTCGTGCCGGAGCGACAGCGAGGCGTCTCCGGGCGTGTTCGCCCGACGGAGCGTCACCGGGCCGCCGTCGGCGTCCACGACCCGGACGGTCGTCGGCGCAGCCGTCGGCAGCCGGAGCGTCACCGTCTCGCCGGCGGCGACACGGCCGAGGACGGCGAAGTCGGCGAGCCCATCGGCCGGACCGGGGTCCGGCGTGAGCGGCGTCGACCGGTCGCGGTCCTGGAGCGCAGTGGCCACGTAGGAGGTGTTGTTCCGCAAGACGACGCCGACCGAGCCGTCTGTGACGGCGTACACCCCGGAGCCGACGGCACCGTCGCCGTCCAAGACGAGCGTCGCGTCGCCCGGCGGGCCGTCGGTTCCCCGCAGCCGGACGGTCGTCCGCCGGAGTTCGACCGTCGTGGTCTCCCGTGCCGTCCCCCTGTCGTCGCCGGTCACGGTCAACTGGAGCGCGTACGTCCCGGCCGCCCGGAAACGGAACCGCGGCCGACGCCCGTCCAGCCGCACCGTCCCTCGGGTCGGCGTCTCGACGCGCCAGTCGTACGCCGCGTCCGTGAGGCCGGTCGCGTTCCCGATCAGGACCGCCCGCCGCCCGGCGAACGGAGTGACGGGCCGCACGTCGATCGACGCCGTCGGTGACGCCGCCGTGTTGCCGGCCGCCGCGGGCGCCGGTACCCCTGTGCTGGCGGCCGCCGCGGGCGCCGACACCCCCGCGCCGACGCCCGCGACCGCAGCACCGACGAGGAGCGTCGTGACCAGTACCGTCCGCAGTCCGTCGTGTCTCGTGTCGTCTGACATGCAGTCCGGTCGCCGCCGACAAAGTTTGTAGATATAACTATCCAGAATAAATGTGCAGTAGACTCCGGCTGGATCGCCGTCGGGACTCGATCCGAATTCGGCGTGGATCGTGTCGGACGATTGACTATATGGTCGGGCTGTACGCCGCGGCCGGGGTGTCACCCACGCCACACGTCGTCCGGCTGGCCGTCGAACGGGTCGGCGGGACGGTCGACGACGAGACGGTCGCGGAGCTGTCGACGACGTTGGACGACGACACCCCCGACTGTACGCCCCGGCCGATCCGGACGGAACGAGAGGACCGCCCGGTCGTCGGCTACGTCGAGAGCGTGGTCGTCGCCGACACCCAGGGCTCGACCCGAGTGTACGCCAACTCCGACACGGGGACGACGCGGTCGTCCGTCGACACGTCGCTGGCGGCCGAGGTCGGCGCCGGCCCGATCGAGAGCACGACTCGGATCGAGTCCGGCAGCGTCCACGATGGGGACGCACGGCCCGTGGTCGACACCGTCGTCGGCGTCGGCGGCACCGGCGTTACCGAGGCGGACGAATCGCGTGACGCGCGTCAGACGCCGGCGCGGGGACTTATGCCGGCGGGCGGCCCACCTTCGGTCGATGAGCGAGCAGACGGAGACCATCACCGTCGCGGACGTGAGCGCCGGCCCGGGTGGCGCGTCGGACCTGAAGCCGGGGACACCGATCTCGTTGCCGGTCGTCGAGATTCTCACCGGCCGCGGGTTCATCACCGGCAAGTCCGGCTCGGGCAAGAGTAACACTGCGTCGGTGGTGATCGAGAACCTGCTGGACAACAACTTCCCGGTGTTGATCGTGGACAGCGACGGGGAGTACTACGGGCTGAAAGAGGAGTACGAGATCCTCCACGCCGGCGCCGACGAGGAGTGTGACATCCAGGTATCGGACGAACACGCCGAGAAGCTGGCCGGACTCGCCTTGGAACAGAACGTCCCGATCATCCTCGACGTGTCGGGGTTCCTGGACGAGGACGTGGCCAACACGCTCGTTCGGGAGACGGCCAGACACCTGTTCGCCAAAGAGAAGAAGCTGAAGAAGCCGTTTCTGATGCTGGTAGAGGAGTGTCACGAGTACGTCCCGGAGGGAGCGGGACTGGACGACACCGGCCGGACACTCATCAAGATCGGCAAGCGTGGCCGGAAACACGGCCTCGGGATCGTCGGGATCAGCCAACGGCCGGCGGACGTCAAGAAGGACTTCATCACCCAGTGTGACTGGCTCTGCTGGCACCGCCTCACCTGGGACAACGACACCAAAGTCGTCAAGCGCATTCTCGGCAGCGAGTACGGCGACGCCATCGAGGAGGTGGACGACGGCGAGGCGTTCCTGATGACCGACTGGGCGGAGTCGATCCGTCGGGTCCAGTTCCACCGCAAGCAGACGTTCGACGCCGGCGCGACCCCCGGGCTGGACGACTTCGAGCGCCCGGATCTGAAAGACGTGTCGGGCGACCTGGTCTCGGAGCTCCAGGGGATCACGGACGAACAGGAACGCCGGGAGTCCGAGCTGGCGGACCTGCGCCAGGAGTTAGACGAGAAACGCCAGCAGATCACCCAACTGGAGCGAGAACTGGAGGAGGCCCGCGACATGTCCGACATGGCCGACACGTTCGCCCAGGCGCTCCTCCAGAAGACGGGCGCCTCCTACCGCGGCGGCGACGGCGGCAACCCCGCGAAGGCGCAGTTGGACCAGTTCACTGGAGCGAGTGGTGACGACGGAGCCGGTGGCGGCGACGGAGACGACGCTGACGGGGCTGGCGGCAGCAACGCAGACGACGCTGACGGAGCCGCCGGTGGCGACACAGGCGACGGTGCGGGCGACGGGAGCGCCGGCACAGAGGTGAGCGACGAGACAGCCGGAACAGTCGAGACGGCGGCGGGCGACTCCCCCGAGAGCGTGGAGACGGTCGGCGACGCCAGCGACGACGCGGCCACGCCGGCGGCCAGCGACGGCGGCTCGGCGACGGACGCGGTCGGCGCGGGGTTGGGGTCGGAGCCTCGTCGACCGGTGTCGTCGCTGCCGGAGCCCGGGGACACGGACCCCGCCGCGGCGGCCACGCAGTCCGGCTTCGAGACGGGCGACGAACTGCTGTCGTTCGCGGCCGGGACGGAGCTCCGGAGTCGGTCGGCGGTCGTCTCCGGGTTCGTCGACGCGTTGGAGTCGCTCGACGAGGTGACGCTGGCGATGCTGACCCACTACCGGAACAACTACCGCGCGACGCCGGTGGAGGCGCACGTCGCCGCCGGCGGCTCCGGCGACCGGGAGTTCGCGTACGCCCGGAACCGGACGCTCCGACGCGCCGGCGTGATCGAACACGTCGCCTGCGGCCGCTACCGCTACCGCCTGCCGGAACTGCTCCGCCGGGTGTACGGCGGTGCCGCCGACGAACAGGAGCTCGCCGAGACGCTGTCGATCGTCGAAGGAAAGACGGGGCTGGCGACGGAAGTCGACGACGAGTGACGCTGAAGCTCCCACACGCCGATCCCCCGACCGCCGACGGCGAGGCGTGGCGCCTCCCGCAACACGCCCGACTGATCGTGTACGAGGCCCGCGACGGCGGGGAACTGTTGACCATCTACGACTGTGGCGCCGCCCAGAAACCCCCGTCGGCGCAGGTCGTCGGGAATCTCGGCCGCGTGCGCGCCGAGCACGAACTCGAACGGTCGCCGACCGGCTACGTCGTGAAGCTCCGCGAGCCCGCGCGGCTCGTCCGTCAAGAGTGTGATCCGGATCACTTCGTCGTGGAGACGACGGGGTAACGCGGGTTGTGACAGGCCAGATTTATCCGTTGCGGCGCGGCAACGTGTGGTAGATGGGTCACGTCGAGCGCGCCGAGATCTCCGGGTTCAAGTGCCTCTCTGCGGTCGATCTGGAGTGCGGACAGCTGAACGTGCTGACTGGGCGCAACGGGACCGGGAAGACTTCGATTCTGGAGGCGATTCAGTTGGCGCACGATCCGACGGCGTTGGAGGCGTTCGACCCGGCCGTCGGACGACTGATCGAGGTCGGAGCGTCGACCGCGAGTGTGGCGGTTGAGCGGTCGGACGATACCCTCCACCTCTCGCTGGAGTGTGTCGATGCAGATACGGCGCTCCCACTCGTCTCCGAGGCCGCCGTGCGCGACGGCGTCGTTCTCGACGACACGGGCGAACAACCGAGCTTCCAACAGGAACTCACCGAGCGGAGTGGCGTTGCTACCGGCTTCGAGCAACACCTTCGGAAGTCGGATATCGACCCGACAGATTCTGTTGTCAAGGTGGAGACGAGCACATTCTCAGGGAAATTTGTCTCCGAGAGCCCAGAAGTCTGGATGGAGATTCACGGTTTAGCGAGTCAACTCGAATCACTTGCCGACAGCGAAACGGTTGCTACGAGACACCCCTCCACTGGAGAGGGTTTCGCCAACGAGGAGCCAGATCTGGTACCGATTCAGATGGTCGACCCGACAGGACCACCAGATCGGTCTCCAAGTGCTGACTCGGATTTGCGTCGTGTCCGCGTCCGCGACTTTCTCCGCGACCACGACATCCTCCCGAACCTCGAATCGTTCAGCTTCGACGAACTCGTGTTCGACGAAGACGGCGAGCAGTACGCCATTCCGTACGACTTCCTCGGGGAAGGTACCAAGACGATCATTTCGCTCGTCTGGCAAGTCCTCTCAGACGAGGAGATCCCGGACGTGATCCTCCTCGAAGAACCGGAGAACCACCTCCACCCGGGCTACGTGAAGGAACTCGTGGAGTTCCTGATCGAGTTCGCACGCGACGAGGACGCGCAGTTGTTCGTCACGACACACAACGTCGACTTCCTGCGGGAGTTCTTCAACGACGCGACGGTCGGCGACCACGAGACGTGGCTGGGCGAGGAGTTTCGGCTGATCCAGACGACGGAACTGTCGCCGAAGCAGTTCGACTACGGACAGGCACGCGAGTACGTCGAGGAACTGCAACTGGACCTCCGAGGCCTATGAGCGGACACGTCGCGTTCGGCGAGGGGCGCAACGACGCCTATTTCATGCAGAAGACGTTCGAGAGGTGCAACGTCGACCCAGAGGTTATGAAGTTCGTAGCCGAAGACGAAGAGGGGCAGGAGATCAGTTTCGGACAACAGGAACGGGCGCTGCGGGACTTCAGACGGAACGATCAGGACTACTTCGTCAAGTCGGAGGGTGGGGACGCCGGACTGTACGACGTGTTCGCGTACTCCGCCGAGAAGATCGTGACCGGACAGTTCGAGGTGACGCTCGTGCTGGATCTCGACACAGACTCGTCCGACGCGACTGTCGCAGACGTTCAGGCGAGCCTCGACGAACAGTTCGACGGCTCGATGGAGTGGCGAGAGCGCGAGTGTCACGAGGAAGTCGGTGACCTCTGGCTCGGAGCGGCGACACTCGCAGACGTGAACACCGAAGACGGCGCCGAGTTCTCGCTCGTCGCGTTCGAGAACGACGTGGAGGCGGCTGTCGGCTGTTCGTCTGACGATCCGCAGCGGGAACGGTACGAGTCTATCCGCGACTACGTCGGCCGACCCGAGGTAGTGCGAGCCCTCGTCTCGCTGTACGGCTGACCCGGACCGACCGAAGATTCATACCCGGTGGCCGACTTCGTCTACTGTATGAGCGGCACGGCCGGCGCCGTAGCGGTTCTCTCTCGGGTGATCGGGTCGTGAGCGAGACGGGCGACGACGACTGGTTCGAGAAGGCGCTGCGGGACGACGGCGACGACGAGGAGACGGACTCGACGGACGAGCCGGAGACGGACGCGTCGGTCGACGACGAACCGTTCGACGGGGACCCGTCCGACGACCCAGACGGCGGCGACGCAGGCGGCGACCCGGACTCGTTCGGCGACGAGTCGGACGAGGACGGTTCGTTCGGTGACGCCGGTGACGGTGGCGACCCCGGAGAGGACCCGTTCGGTGGGGCGAGCGGCGACGGCACTGACGACGTGGACGGTGGACCGTACGGTACCGAAATCGACGACACAGACGACGATCCGCTCGGTGGCACGAACGACGCAGACGGCGACACCGACGACGACCCGTTCGGCGGCGTCCAGGGTGACAGCGGAAACGACGCGAACGGAGACCCATTCGGTGGGACTCGGGACGACAGCAGCGACGACACGAACGCCGATCCGTTGGGCGGCGCTCGGGGTGACACCGGCAACGGCGCGAACGGCGATCCGTTCGACGGGGTCCAGGGCGGCAGCGAGAGCGACGCGAACGGCGACGGGCCCAGCGAGTTGTCCGAGGGTGGCGGGGGTAGCGCGGATCCGTTCGGCGGCGTCCGAGCCGGCGACGACGGCGGGTCGCTCGGCGGCGGAGGCGACGGGAGCGGCGCCGGCGGCACGGACCCGTTCGGCGGGGCACAGCCGTCGGCCGGTGACGGTGACGACCCGTTCGGCGAGGGGTTCGGCGCGGCGATGGGCGGCGCGGTCGGCGGCGGCGGGGAGTCGGAGTTCGACGAGGAGGACTTCGAGTCGGACATCGACCGGCTCGACGTCGGGATCGATGGGTTAGACGACATGATCCTCGGTGGGGTTCCCGTGCGGTCGCTCATGACCGTCATCGGCAGCGCCGGGACGGGGAAGACCACCTTCGGGCTCCAGTTCCTCCAGCGGGCGATGGAGGAGGGCGGCAACGGCGTGTACATCACCTTAGAGGAGACAGAAGACGCGATCATCTCGACGGCAGAAGAGAAGGGGTGGCCGTTCGAGGAGTACGTCGTCGACAACAAGCTGACCGTGGTTGCGATGGACCCGATCGAGATGGCCAACAGCTTGGACTCCATCCGGGGTGACATCTCCCGGCTCGTCAACGACTTCGGCGCAGACCGGCTCGTCTTGGACTCCGTGTCGTTGTTGGAGATGATGTACGACCACCCGGCGAAGCGGCGCTCGGAGGTGTTCGACTTCGCTCGCTCGCTCAAGCGGGCGGGGGTGACGACGATGCTGACCTCCGAGGCGAACGCGGACAACCCCTACCAGTCCCGTCACGGGCTCGTGGAGTACCTCGTCGACGCGGTGTTCGTCCTCCAGTACGTCCGGCCGAACGACTTCCAGGAGACGCGGCTGGCCGTCGAGATCCAGAAGATCCGCGACGCCAACCACTCCCGGGAGACGAAGCCGTACGACATCACCGACGAGGGAATCTCCGTCTACCGCCAGGCCAACATCTTCTGAGACCGTCCGCCGACGACGCTCCGTCTGCCGGCTGGGTACGGACGGGACTACCGGACGACGGTGACGGGGACGGGCGAGCGCCGCACCACGCGTTCGGCCTCGCTGCCGAGAACGAGTCGAGAGACACCGGTCCGGCCGTGGCTGCCGACGACGACGTGGTCCACGTCGGCCGCTCCGGCGTGCTCGACGATCGTCGCGGCGGGCTTCCCCACGGCCGTCTCCGTCTCGATCCGGCCGGTCACGCCGTCTCGGACGCGGTCGACGCCGTCCGCGAGCGTCGCCTCGGCGTCGGTGCGGGCCTCCTCGTACCACTCCTCGGCCGCGCTGGGGACGGTCGACGTGGGCGCGTAGCCCCCGCGCGTCGGGTCGACGACGTACAACAGTCTGAAGACGGCGTCTGGCCACTCCGTTGCGGCGAACTCCAGTGCCGCCACGGCCCGTTCACTGCCGTCGAATCCCACGAGGACGCTGTCCGTCACGCTCGTCGGTACGCGCCGAGGTGACAAAACCACACCGTCGACCCCGAGAGGTGAGCCGCTCCCGTGCCGGACGACACGTGTCGCGGGTCGAGTCGCAGGTCAGTCCCCGTGGCGGACGACACACACCGGGAGCCCGGTCAGTTCCACCGGCTCGGAGTTGTCCGGACTGTACACCACCATCTGCCCGGTCTCCATGTACGGCACCTTCGACGCGAGCGACGGCGGGACGTTGACGCTGTCGATGGCGTCCTCGTCGCCGAGGTTGAGCACGAGTCGGGTGTTCACCTGTTTGAACACGGAGTCGGCGATGTCCTGTGGGTCTTGGGTGACGAG belongs to Halobaculum sp. MBLA0143 and includes:
- a CDS encoding AAA family ATPase: MGHVERAEISGFKCLSAVDLECGQLNVLTGRNGTGKTSILEAIQLAHDPTALEAFDPAVGRLIEVGASTASVAVERSDDTLHLSLECVDADTALPLVSEAAVRDGVVLDDTGEQPSFQQELTERSGVATGFEQHLRKSDIDPTDSVVKVETSTFSGKFVSESPEVWMEIHGLASQLESLADSETVATRHPSTGEGFANEEPDLVPIQMVDPTGPPDRSPSADSDLRRVRVRDFLRDHDILPNLESFSFDELVFDEDGEQYAIPYDFLGEGTKTIISLVWQVLSDEEIPDVILLEEPENHLHPGYVKELVEFLIEFARDEDAQLFVTTHNVDFLREFFNDATVGDHETWLGEEFRLIQTTELSPKQFDYGQAREYVEELQLDLRGL
- a CDS encoding universal stress protein gives rise to the protein MTDSVLVGFDGSERAVAALEFAATEWPDAVFRLLYVVDPTRGGYAPTSTVPSAAEEWYEEARTDAEATLADGVDRVRDGVTGRIETETAVGKPAATIVEHAGAADVDHVVVGSHGRTGVSRLVLGSEAERVVRRSPVPVTVVR
- a CDS encoding helicase HerA domain-containing protein → MSEQTETITVADVSAGPGGASDLKPGTPISLPVVEILTGRGFITGKSGSGKSNTASVVIENLLDNNFPVLIVDSDGEYYGLKEEYEILHAGADEECDIQVSDEHAEKLAGLALEQNVPIILDVSGFLDEDVANTLVRETARHLFAKEKKLKKPFLMLVEECHEYVPEGAGLDDTGRTLIKIGKRGRKHGLGIVGISQRPADVKKDFITQCDWLCWHRLTWDNDTKVVKRILGSEYGDAIEEVDDGEAFLMTDWAESIRRVQFHRKQTFDAGATPGLDDFERPDLKDVSGDLVSELQGITDEQERRESELADLRQELDEKRQQITQLERELEEARDMSDMADTFAQALLQKTGASYRGGDGGNPAKAQLDQFTGASGDDGAGGGDGDDADGAGGSNADDADGAAGGDTGDGAGDGSAGTEVSDETAGTVETAAGDSPESVETVGDASDDAATPAASDGGSATDAVGAGLGSEPRRPVSSLPEPGDTDPAAAATQSGFETGDELLSFAAGTELRSRSAVVSGFVDALESLDEVTLAMLTHYRNNYRATPVEAHVAAGGSGDREFAYARNRTLRRAGVIEHVACGRYRYRLPELLRRVYGGAADEQELAETLSIVEGKTGLATEVDDE
- a CDS encoding KaiC domain-containing protein translates to MSETGDDDWFEKALRDDGDDEETDSTDEPETDASVDDEPFDGDPSDDPDGGDAGGDPDSFGDESDEDGSFGDAGDGGDPGEDPFGGASGDGTDDVDGGPYGTEIDDTDDDPLGGTNDADGDTDDDPFGGVQGDSGNDANGDPFGGTRDDSSDDTNADPLGGARGDTGNGANGDPFDGVQGGSESDANGDGPSELSEGGGGSADPFGGVRAGDDGGSLGGGGDGSGAGGTDPFGGAQPSAGDGDDPFGEGFGAAMGGAVGGGGESEFDEEDFESDIDRLDVGIDGLDDMILGGVPVRSLMTVIGSAGTGKTTFGLQFLQRAMEEGGNGVYITLEETEDAIISTAEEKGWPFEEYVVDNKLTVVAMDPIEMANSLDSIRGDISRLVNDFGADRLVLDSVSLLEMMYDHPAKRRSEVFDFARSLKRAGVTTMLTSEANADNPYQSRHGLVEYLVDAVFVLQYVRPNDFQETRLAVEIQKIRDANHSRETKPYDITDEGISVYRQANIF